The Chryseobacterium aureum genome contains a region encoding:
- a CDS encoding non-ribosomal peptide synthetase, with translation MEVFEILEKAKTLGISVKLKEGGLVIKSENKKIDADFLGVLKNNKADIVDYLNRYKKRNRPSLTASYEKIKGYDRNLHEHIPLSFGQERLWFLDRLYGSVEYHIPFALRLSGDLDKKALYLSLKETVNRHEILRTVIYSEEGVGYQKVLPPGDWELSFKEMAKDPVVLKEELKSFLSVPFDLSSDYMFRSCLYDLGGNEYVLAGVFHHISSDGWSQNILIRDFIQLYRSYVSGRETGLLPLSLQYADYAMWQREYIEGEVIDRQLSYWECQLEGVSVLELPKDYARPAGRTVSGDTLSFTLDSALSTDINSLSREEGVTVFMTLLAAFKVLLNRYSGQEDICVGTSVANRTQKELENMIGFFVNTLPLRTQVKEEASFRELLHAVKQTTLDAYDHQQVPFEKIVNRVVKTRDTRVNPIFQVMFLLQNVLDSENTEIKEIEGLTLSGYGERQLHTAQFDLTLTVSETAQGFHVGINYCTDLFKAETIQRMFADYQELLKSIVAAPSSQTANLSMLTGEEEHRLLKEFNDTAVDYPKDKTVVDLFEAQVAQNPDAVALVCDGESLTYGELDEKSNQLAYYLRIQCGVVPEDIVGILLDRSIWSVISIIGILKSGACYLPIDKTYPSVRKKFIIEDAKAKLLITDSESVSDVSDYEIPVLAIDTQFESLEKGTAKTEYKPSPENLAYIIYTSGSTGKPKGVMVEHKNLTNYLLHSIDSYRTNDDRYSFPLFSSLSFDLTQTSIYLTLLTGGALYIYKDHNVGDVFAEVVSNEAINSIKLTPAHLSFFRELDNSNIQCYIIGGEQLTHSDLKNLGTLHPSARLFNEYGPTEATIGCVVSEITHYGSMENITIGHPISNTQIYILNPHGNLVTIGSVGELCIGGAQVTRGYLNREELTHEKFISNPFRAGERLYKTGDLAKWLPDGSIEFLGRKDDQVKVNGYRIELGEIENILSGLPGVRQSCVVAREDEYGDRRLVAYAVVKGDWDKETLQSQLQETLPEYMVPRLWVKLDEMPLTINGKLDRKALPDIDSATLATKTYVAPRTEIEERLAEIWQNLLGVEKVGIYDNFFELGGQSLLSIRLIARIRKLGYTVNIGEFYTDPTIAHLTTKLTSTEEGYKVPENGIVKGTGYITPSMVTLVDLSQKELDIIMDHVPGGAPNIQDIYPLSPLQEGIYFHHLMSDRNTGDPYVLPILLSFPSLEKRSEFMEAIRFVINRHDVLRTCVVNEGLSKTVQVVLQEAELNVEELVTDKTQEILPQVQQLVEHKNLWIDLSKAPILEVKVANDAANDSYYAVIYYHHLMTDRIGRVKMIEEIELYLSGRADLLPTPALYRDFIGHTLNKEKLNTSKTYFSELFQNIESPTYPFNLSSNKMDGSINVVSSKTMLSPELGDGIIKLSKDLQMSPAVVFHAAFGLVVGRCSGSAYALFGSVLMGRLQGSGSSESSLGLFLNTLPLLLDLKGDIPSYINQTKSRLQSLLDHEHTPLSNIHNWSGIPNDIPMFSALFNYRHQAKDKSAQSLDTLLDTGVKSLLATERTNYPVNLAVEDYGNTFGLTFDISSAVGIDPSAVAFYMEEALQTLLMHMDNSSQTTVEELSILTKEETHQLVEVFNDTEVDYPKDRTIVDLFEEQVTKSPETVAVVYEDKQMTYRELDEKSNQLAHYLVDKGVSVEDLVGISVERSLEMIVGILGILKAGAAYVPIDPDYPESRISYMLEDSKIKVLLSSENCTGIFTNTANLDIILLDTEWNSRIGKHEVSRLQRKSSPDNLAYIIYTSGSTGRPKGVMIEHRNISNFLYCQKDFYQVTTEDQFLLFFSFSFDPSVEQIFVPLLNGAVLHVVPKEKLLNVEKVVQLLVEKKITHLHAVPSFLRELPYVEGNCLKRIISGGDVFDREIYKKWGDKGIRIINEFGPTETTITSSEHELKEDTMPSDIGRPVANTQMYILGPDGKLLPMGAVGELFISGFGVARGYLNNEELTKDRFTSNPFRKGERMYKTGDLARWLPGGNIEFLGRKDNQVKIRGYRIELGEIENVLSGLPGVTQSCVLAKQDSEGKSRLVAYVVKDNAPDKELLQSQLEEILPEYMVPRLWVELDEMPLTSNGKLDRKALPDIDSSALSTKAYIAPRTETEERLAVIWQELLGVEKVGIHDNFFELGGHSLLATRLVSMIRKELDVEVTIRDVFVHTTIGNLGSHLQKQEKGIFLPEIIKVEERPARIPLSFSQERLWFLDRLQGSVEYHIPFALRLSGDLDREALFLSLKEIVNRHEVLRTVIHSDEGVGYQEVLAADDWGLSYQDIAADVSVLPGDLQAFLSAPFDLSRDYMFRSCLYDLGGNEYVLAGVFHHISSDGWSQGILIGEFVELYHSYVSGKESGLMPLSLQYVDYALWQRNNLEGAVLDRQLSYWEDQLKDVKVLELPTDYRRPALQSFSGASLSFELDGSLSAGISSLSREEGVTVFMTLLGAFKVLLSRYSGQEDICVGTPVANRTRKELEGMIGFFVNTLALRSQVAGEKSFRDFLQDIRHTTLEAYDHQQVPFEKVVERVARTRDMSVTPLFQVMFVLQNTPDSVEIELDGLSLRNYESQEQQTSKFDLTITIEESASGFSVNMNYCKDLFREETIRSMFIHYQELLQSIVASPATLVGELSLLTVEEKHQLLEAFNDTAADYPEDKTVIDLFEEQAATTPDATAAVYEGRSLTYRELDERSNQLARILIAKGVSAEDLVGISMNRSVEMIIGILGILKSGGAYVPIDPDYPQARKEYMLEDSGIKLLLSDNGFAYDRNPVDIIVLTDDWSGFDDISGDKIERAASASNLAYVIYTSGSTGKPKGVAIAHSSLSNFLLGMVDRLEMENMKTFLSVTTYTFDIFYLELFTPLILGAKVIILDKLSIRDGHKLQKAIEIYTPDFMQATPSTWQMLIDSSWENKEKVTVLTGGEAINESLKNSLTAISTTVWNLYGPTEAAIWATAQKLKGSEKVNIGKAISNISLYILDKNDTVLPVGVAGELCIGGSGVARGYLNNEELTNERFIANPFKAGERIYKTGDLARWMADGNIEFIGRIDNQVKIRGHRIELGEIEDVLSGLPEVTQSCVLARADEHGDKKLVAYVVLAGDLDKEALQSQLQETLPEYMVPRLWMKLDEMPLTSNGKLDRKALPEIEASLLSANDYVAPTTETEEKLARIWQELLGIEKVGIHDNFFELGGHSLLAFKIITHINKVFDTDIRMALLFEFPTIFQLAANMNAKSLFDNDILIPLQKSGNKKILFLTPDGSGTCHVYGGLTESLGNDQPVYGFHSPGLNDESKLAESLEEMVTLFVNEMQKVDPHGPYRLGGYSFGAIIAYQMALQLKEKGFEVEELLIFDGQPESELHGETEEEGKVFKRLLKTLIDFFRDSKGIGFNFDFDKENFNPDDLFIEGSVDEQIDHVCEKLRPHNEKEFKGRLKVRFNNYKFSRSYKPADKKKLNTGISLFKAIYKSEKINGESVMADHVGSNYDWDQYTHKEVIVHPISADHHNILTLKDNVKQIAGILKDQ, from the coding sequence ATGGAAGTTTTTGAAATATTAGAAAAAGCAAAGACATTAGGAATATCCGTAAAACTAAAAGAGGGAGGTTTAGTTATAAAATCTGAAAACAAAAAAATAGATGCTGATTTCTTAGGTGTTTTAAAAAATAATAAAGCAGATATAGTCGATTACTTAAACAGGTATAAGAAAAGAAATCGTCCTTCACTTACTGCATCCTATGAAAAAATAAAAGGATATGACAGAAATCTGCATGAACATATTCCCTTATCCTTTGGTCAGGAACGGTTGTGGTTTCTGGACAGACTGTATGGGAGTGTGGAATATCATATTCCTTTTGCCCTTAGGCTTTCAGGTGATTTAGATAAAAAAGCCCTGTATCTAAGTCTTAAAGAGACCGTTAACCGTCATGAAATACTCCGTACCGTTATCTACTCAGAAGAAGGAGTAGGATATCAGAAAGTACTTCCACCTGGTGATTGGGAACTTTCTTTTAAAGAGATGGCTAAGGATCCTGTTGTGCTGAAAGAAGAATTGAAATCTTTTCTGTCAGTCCCTTTCGATCTGAGTTCAGATTATATGTTCCGTTCATGCCTGTATGATCTTGGAGGTAATGAATATGTGCTGGCAGGAGTATTCCATCATATTTCCAGTGATGGCTGGTCTCAAAACATATTGATTCGGGATTTTATTCAGCTTTACCGCTCCTATGTTTCCGGAAGAGAAACAGGTTTGCTTCCGCTCTCTCTACAGTATGCAGATTATGCAATGTGGCAGAGAGAGTATATAGAAGGTGAGGTTATTGACAGGCAGTTATCCTACTGGGAGTGCCAGCTGGAAGGAGTAAGTGTTTTAGAGTTACCTAAAGATTATGCACGTCCTGCCGGACGTACCGTCTCTGGCGATACCCTTTCTTTTACATTAGACAGTGCTCTGAGTACAGATATCAACTCTTTGAGCCGGGAAGAAGGGGTCACCGTTTTTATGACGCTGTTAGCTGCCTTTAAAGTGCTGTTGAACAGGTACAGCGGGCAGGAGGATATCTGTGTAGGGACTTCAGTTGCCAACCGTACCCAGAAAGAACTGGAAAATATGATTGGTTTCTTCGTGAACACCTTACCGCTTCGTACTCAGGTTAAGGAGGAGGCCTCTTTCCGGGAGCTTTTACATGCGGTAAAGCAAACGACTTTAGATGCGTACGACCATCAGCAGGTTCCTTTTGAGAAGATTGTAAACCGCGTGGTTAAGACAAGGGATACCCGTGTAAACCCTATATTCCAGGTAATGTTTTTGTTACAGAATGTGTTAGATTCTGAAAATACAGAAATTAAAGAAATAGAAGGGCTTACGTTGTCTGGTTACGGAGAACGGCAGCTGCATACCGCACAATTCGATTTGACGCTTACCGTGAGCGAAACTGCTCAGGGATTTCATGTCGGTATAAATTACTGTACAGATCTGTTCAAGGCAGAAACAATTCAACGCATGTTCGCAGATTATCAGGAGCTGTTAAAATCGATTGTTGCCGCACCTTCCTCACAGACCGCCAACCTGTCGATGCTTACTGGAGAAGAAGAACACCGTTTGTTGAAGGAATTCAATGATACCGCAGTAGACTACCCTAAAGATAAAACGGTAGTTGATCTCTTTGAAGCACAGGTGGCACAGAATCCGGACGCTGTAGCTTTGGTTTGTGATGGAGAAAGCCTTACCTATGGGGAATTGGATGAAAAATCAAATCAGCTGGCCTATTATCTCAGAATACAATGCGGAGTAGTACCGGAAGATATTGTGGGTATTTTATTGGACCGCAGTATATGGTCAGTTATTTCAATAATTGGAATCCTAAAATCAGGGGCATGTTATTTACCCATTGATAAAACATATCCATCTGTCAGGAAAAAATTTATTATCGAAGATGCCAAAGCCAAGCTGTTAATAACAGATTCGGAAAGCGTATCGGACGTATCAGATTACGAAATACCTGTATTGGCTATTGATACTCAGTTTGAGTCTTTGGAAAAAGGTACAGCTAAGACAGAATATAAACCGTCACCGGAGAATTTAGCGTATATCATTTATACTTCAGGGAGTACAGGAAAACCCAAAGGAGTGATGGTGGAGCATAAGAATCTCACCAATTACCTGTTACATTCCATCGATAGTTACAGAACCAATGATGATCGCTATAGCTTTCCTTTATTCAGCTCTTTATCCTTTGATTTAACACAGACAAGTATTTACCTGACTCTGTTAACAGGAGGGGCATTATATATTTACAAGGATCATAATGTGGGGGATGTTTTTGCAGAGGTGGTTTCCAATGAAGCAATCAATTCCATCAAATTAACCCCGGCCCATTTGTCCTTTTTCAGGGAGCTGGATAATTCAAACATACAATGTTACATTATAGGGGGGGAACAATTGACCCATTCAGACTTAAAAAATTTGGGCACCCTGCATCCGTCCGCAAGATTATTCAATGAATATGGCCCTACTGAGGCTACCATAGGATGCGTTGTTTCTGAGATTACTCATTACGGATCAATGGAAAATATTACCATAGGTCATCCCATATCAAATACTCAGATTTATATACTCAATCCCCATGGTAATTTAGTAACCATAGGTTCGGTTGGCGAATTATGTATAGGAGGAGCCCAGGTGACGCGGGGATACTTAAACCGGGAAGAATTGACCCATGAAAAATTTATTTCCAATCCATTCAGAGCAGGAGAACGTTTATATAAGACAGGTGATTTGGCGAAATGGCTGCCTGATGGCAGTATAGAGTTTTTAGGAAGGAAAGATGATCAGGTAAAAGTTAATGGCTATCGTATTGAGCTGGGTGAGATAGAGAATATACTGTCCGGATTACCGGGAGTAAGACAGTCCTGCGTGGTAGCCAGGGAAGATGAATATGGTGACAGAAGGCTGGTGGCCTATGCAGTTGTGAAAGGAGATTGGGATAAAGAGACTTTACAATCCCAATTGCAGGAAACTCTGCCGGAATATATGGTCCCAAGGCTTTGGGTAAAATTGGATGAGATGCCCCTTACTATCAATGGTAAGCTTGACAGAAAAGCATTGCCGGATATAGATTCCGCCACTTTAGCTACGAAAACCTACGTGGCTCCAAGAACAGAAATAGAGGAGAGACTGGCCGAGATTTGGCAGAACCTTTTGGGAGTTGAAAAGGTAGGTATCTATGACAATTTCTTCGAGTTGGGCGGTCAAAGTTTATTATCAATCCGCCTGATTGCCAGAATACGAAAGCTGGGCTATACCGTAAATATTGGAGAGTTTTATACAGATCCCACCATAGCACACTTGACTACGAAGTTAACTTCTACCGAAGAAGGATACAAAGTGCCGGAAAACGGAATTGTAAAAGGTACCGGCTATATCACTCCTTCAATGGTTACCCTTGTGGATTTAAGTCAGAAAGAGCTGGATATCATCATGGATCATGTTCCCGGAGGAGCACCCAATATTCAGGACATCTATCCTCTGTCTCCTTTGCAGGAAGGAATTTATTTCCACCACCTGATGAGCGATAGAAATACAGGTGATCCTTATGTATTACCTATTTTATTATCTTTTCCATCCTTAGAAAAACGTTCAGAATTTATGGAGGCCATCAGGTTTGTGATCAATCGCCATGATGTGCTGCGTACATGTGTGGTAAATGAAGGACTTTCTAAAACAGTTCAGGTAGTATTACAGGAAGCAGAATTGAATGTAGAGGAATTGGTAACAGATAAAACTCAGGAAATTTTACCACAGGTACAGCAATTGGTTGAACATAAAAATTTATGGATAGACCTTTCAAAAGCACCCATATTAGAGGTAAAAGTAGCTAATGATGCAGCCAATGATTCATATTATGCTGTTATTTATTATCATCATTTGATGACGGACCGTATAGGAAGAGTCAAAATGATAGAGGAGATTGAACTTTATCTGTCAGGACGTGCAGACCTGCTTCCAACCCCGGCTTTATACAGGGATTTTATAGGACATACCCTGAATAAGGAGAAATTGAATACAAGTAAAACGTACTTTAGTGAGCTTTTCCAAAACATTGAATCTCCTACTTATCCCTTTAATTTATCAAGTAATAAGATGGATGGCAGCATCAATGTTGTTTCCTCAAAAACAATGCTGTCCCCGGAATTAGGTGATGGTATTATAAAATTGTCAAAAGATCTGCAGATGAGCCCTGCTGTGGTGTTTCATGCCGCTTTTGGCCTTGTGGTAGGAAGATGCAGCGGTTCCGCTTATGCCCTGTTTGGTTCTGTACTTATGGGAAGGCTTCAGGGATCCGGAAGCTCGGAATCTTCCCTGGGCTTGTTTCTGAATACATTACCTTTATTATTGGATCTCAAAGGTGATATACCTTCTTACATTAATCAGACCAAGAGCCGCTTACAATCACTTTTAGATCATGAGCATACTCCTTTGTCAAATATCCATAACTGGAGCGGGATTCCTAATGATATCCCCATGTTCAGCGCCTTATTTAATTATCGCCATCAGGCAAAAGACAAATCAGCTCAAAGTTTAGATACCCTTCTTGATACAGGGGTAAAATCCTTACTCGCTACAGAAAGAACAAATTATCCGGTTAACCTTGCTGTAGAAGATTATGGAAATACTTTTGGATTAACCTTCGATATATCTTCTGCGGTAGGAATAGATCCGTCTGCTGTGGCATTCTATATGGAAGAAGCACTGCAGACACTGCTCATGCATATGGATAATTCCTCACAAACAACAGTAGAGGAACTATCCATTCTGACGAAAGAAGAAACCCATCAGTTAGTGGAAGTTTTTAATGATACCGAAGTAGACTATCCGAAAGACAGAACAATCGTTGATCTTTTTGAAGAGCAGGTAACAAAATCCCCTGAAACAGTTGCCGTAGTGTATGAGGATAAGCAAATGACATACAGGGAGCTGGATGAGAAATCAAATCAGCTGGCTCACTACCTGGTTGATAAAGGGGTCTCCGTAGAAGATCTGGTAGGAATCTCCGTGGAACGAAGCCTGGAAATGATTGTAGGGATCCTGGGAATTCTGAAAGCAGGAGCCGCTTATGTTCCGATAGATCCAGATTATCCGGAATCCCGTATCAGCTATATGCTGGAAGATTCAAAAATTAAAGTTTTACTCAGCTCCGAAAATTGTACAGGCATCTTTACAAATACAGCCAATCTGGATATTATTTTATTGGATACAGAATGGAATAGTAGGATAGGGAAGCACGAAGTCAGCAGACTGCAAAGAAAATCTTCACCGGATAATCTGGCTTATATCATTTATACCTCGGGCAGTACAGGAAGACCAAAAGGGGTTATGATAGAGCATAGAAATATATCCAATTTCCTTTACTGCCAAAAAGATTTTTACCAGGTTACAACTGAAGACCAGTTCTTATTGTTTTTCAGCTTTTCTTTTGATCCGTCGGTAGAACAGATTTTTGTTCCATTGCTGAACGGGGCAGTTCTACATGTCGTACCTAAAGAAAAACTCCTGAATGTAGAAAAGGTCGTTCAGTTGCTGGTAGAAAAAAAGATTACGCACTTACACGCAGTACCGTCATTTTTGAGAGAACTTCCTTATGTGGAAGGAAACTGTCTGAAACGAATAATTAGCGGGGGAGATGTATTTGACCGGGAAATCTATAAGAAATGGGGAGATAAAGGCATCAGAATTATCAATGAATTTGGTCCTACAGAAACAACCATAACATCCAGTGAGCATGAGCTAAAAGAAGATACTATGCCATCAGATATTGGCCGTCCGGTAGCCAATACACAGATGTATATCCTGGGCCCGGATGGTAAATTATTGCCAATGGGTGCCGTAGGAGAATTGTTCATTTCTGGTTTCGGAGTAGCAAGAGGTTATCTGAATAATGAAGAATTAACTAAAGACAGATTCACTTCTAATCCTTTCAGAAAAGGAGAAAGAATGTATAAAACGGGAGATCTTGCCCGTTGGCTGCCTGGTGGAAATATTGAGTTTTTAGGAAGAAAGGACAACCAGGTAAAGATAAGAGGGTACCGTATTGAACTGGGTGAAATTGAGAACGTATTGTCAGGATTACCGGGAGTAACTCAATCCTGTGTTCTGGCAAAGCAGGATAGTGAAGGGAAGAGCAGGCTGGTTGCTTACGTGGTGAAGGATAACGCTCCGGATAAGGAACTTTTACAATCCCAATTAGAGGAAATCCTTCCAGAATATATGGTTCCCAGATTATGGGTAGAACTGGATGAGATGCCGTTAACTTCCAATGGTAAACTGGATAGGAAGGCATTACCGGACATAGATTCTTCAGCCTTATCTACAAAAGCCTACATTGCCCCAAGAACAGAAACCGAAGAAAGATTAGCCGTGATCTGGCAGGAGCTGCTGGGAGTGGAAAAAGTGGGAATCCATGATAACTTCTTCGAACTTGGCGGGCATAGTTTATTGGCCACCCGTTTAGTATCAATGATACGAAAAGAGCTGGATGTAGAAGTTACCATTCGTGATGTCTTTGTTCATACAACTATAGGGAATTTGGGAAGTCACCTGCAGAAACAGGAAAAAGGTATTTTTCTGCCGGAAATTATAAAAGTTGAAGAAAGACCAGCCAGGATTCCTTTGTCCTTCAGCCAGGAACGGTTATGGTTTTTAGACCGTCTTCAGGGAAGTGTGGAGTATCATATTCCTTTTGCATTAAGGCTTTCCGGAGACCTTGACAGGGAGGCTCTTTTCTTAAGCCTGAAAGAAATTGTTAACCGCCATGAAGTACTTCGTACCGTTATCCATTCTGATGAAGGTGTTGGGTATCAGGAAGTGCTTGCGGCAGATGACTGGGGGCTTTCTTATCAGGATATCGCTGCTGATGTTTCAGTCTTACCCGGTGACTTGCAGGCATTTTTATCCGCTCCCTTTGATTTGAGCAGGGATTATATGTTCCGTTCGTGCCTGTATGATCTTGGAGGGAATGAATATGTGCTGGCCGGAGTCTTTCATCATATTTCCAGTGACGGCTGGTCTCAGGGGATATTGATAGGTGAGTTTGTAGAACTGTACCACTCTTATGTTTCGGGTAAGGAATCCGGATTAATGCCATTGTCTCTGCAATACGTTGATTATGCTTTATGGCAGCGGAATAATCTTGAAGGCGCAGTCCTTGACAGGCAGTTATCCTACTGGGAAGATCAATTGAAAGATGTAAAAGTTTTAGAATTACCTACGGATTACCGTCGTCCTGCATTGCAGAGTTTTTCCGGGGCGAGTCTTTCCTTTGAACTGGATGGCAGTCTGAGTGCGGGGATCAGTTCTTTAAGCAGAGAGGAAGGTGTTACTGTGTTCATGACCCTTCTGGGAGCCTTCAAGGTTCTGCTGAGCCGGTACAGCGGTCAGGAAGACATCTGTGTGGGCACCCCTGTTGCTAACCGTACGCGCAAAGAGCTTGAAGGGATGATCGGTTTCTTTGTCAATACGTTGGCCCTTCGCAGCCAGGTTGCCGGGGAGAAGTCTTTCCGTGATTTCCTGCAAGATATCAGGCATACGACATTGGAGGCTTACGACCACCAGCAGGTTCCTTTTGAGAAGGTAGTAGAGCGTGTTGCAAGGACTCGTGATATGAGTGTTACGCCTTTGTTCCAGGTGATGTTTGTATTGCAGAACACCCCGGATTCAGTAGAAATAGAGCTTGATGGGCTTAGCTTACGCAATTATGAATCGCAGGAGCAGCAGACCTCTAAATTTGATCTTACCATTACCATAGAAGAAAGCGCCTCTGGTTTTTCTGTGAATATGAACTACTGTAAAGATCTTTTCAGGGAAGAAACAATCCGAAGCATGTTTATCCATTACCAGGAACTCTTACAATCGATAGTTGCTTCCCCGGCTACCCTTGTGGGGGAACTGTCCCTGCTCACTGTAGAAGAGAAACATCAGTTGTTAGAAGCATTCAACGATACAGCCGCAGACTATCCTGAAGATAAAACGGTAATTGACCTGTTTGAAGAGCAGGCTGCCACTACACCTGATGCCACAGCAGCTGTTTATGAAGGGAGAAGCCTTACTTACAGAGAACTGGACGAGCGTTCCAACCAGCTTGCCCGGATCCTGATTGCAAAAGGAGTCTCAGCAGAGGATCTTGTAGGGATCAGCATGAACCGTAGTGTGGAGATGATTATCGGTATTCTGGGAATTCTGAAATCCGGAGGGGCATATGTTCCCATTGATCCTGATTATCCCCAGGCCCGTAAGGAGTATATGCTGGAGGATTCGGGGATTAAGCTTCTGCTTAGTGATAATGGTTTTGCTTATGATAGAAATCCTGTTGATATCATTGTATTAACAGATGACTGGAGTGGTTTTGATGACATCTCCGGTGACAAAATAGAAAGGGCAGCCTCTGCTTCTAACCTTGCTTACGTAATCTATACCTCTGGAAGTACAGGAAAGCCTAAAGGAGTTGCTATAGCTCATAGCAGTCTTTCCAATTTCTTATTGGGTATGGTGGACCGTTTAGAAATGGAAAATATGAAAACATTTCTTTCAGTGACAACCTATACGTTCGATATTTTTTATCTGGAACTGTTCACTCCATTAATCCTGGGAGCAAAAGTGATTATATTGGATAAGCTAAGCATAAGAGATGGCCATAAACTTCAGAAAGCGATAGAAATTTATACACCTGATTTTATGCAAGCTACCCCATCAACCTGGCAAATGCTGATAGACAGCAGTTGGGAAAATAAGGAAAAGGTAACGGTTTTAACAGGCGGGGAAGCCATTAATGAATCCTTAAAAAATAGCCTTACAGCCATAAGTACAACCGTATGGAACTTGTATGGTCCTACTGAAGCTGCCATTTGGGCTACTGCTCAAAAACTGAAAGGCTCGGAAAAAGTAAACATAGGAAAGGCTATCAGCAATATTTCCCTATATATACTGGATAAGAATGATACTGTTTTACCGGTAGGAGTTGCCGGAGAACTGTGCATAGGAGGTTCCGGGGTGGCAAGAGGCTATCTGAATAATGAAGAACTGACCAACGAGAGATTCATTGCCAATCCTTTCAAAGCAGGAGAAAGAATATATAAGACAGGTGATCTTGCCCGCTGGATGGCTGATGGAAATATTGAGTTTATCGGAAGGATAGACAATCAGGTGAAGATCAGGGGACACCGTATTGAGTTAGGCGAGATTGAAGATGTATTATCAGGATTACCGGAAGTAACACAATCCTGTGTTTTGGCTAGAGCCGATGAGCATGGTGACAAGAAATTAGTGGCTTATGTAGTTCTGGCAGGAGATCTGGATAAGGAAGCTTTACAATCCCAATTGCAGGAAACGCTTCCGGAATATATGGTTCCGAGATTATGGATGAAACTGGATGAAATGCCGCTGACCTCCAATGGTAAACTGGACAGAAAAGCATTGCCGGAAATAGAGGCTTCCCTATTATCTGCAAATGACTATGTTGCCCCAACCACAGAAACCGAGGAAAAACTGGCCAGAATATGGCAGGAACTGCTGGGAATTGAAAAAGTGGGAATCCATGATAACTTTTTCGAATTGGGAGGACACAGTTTATTGGCATTCAAAATTATTACTCATATCAATAAAGTATTTGATACAGATATCAGGATGGCATTACTCTTTGAATTCCCGACAATTTTCCAGTTGGCAGCCAATATGAATGCCAAAAGCTTATTTGATAATGACATTCTGATTCCTTTACAAAAATCGGGAAACAAAAAAATCCTGTTTTTAACACCTGATGGATCAGGAACGTGCCATGTGTATGGAGGATTAACCGAGTCTCTGGGAAATGATCAGCCTGTATATGGGTTTCACAGCCCTGGTCTGAATGACGAATCAAAGCTTGCAGAATCTCTTGAGGAAATGGTAACATTATTTGTTAACGAAATGCAAAAAGTAGATCCGCATGGCCCTTACCGACTGGGCGGATATTCCTTCGGGGCAATAATAGCATATCAGATGGCTTTACAGTTGAAAGAAAAAGGATTTGAAGTAGAAGAACTCTTAATTTTTGACGGACAGCCGGAATCTGAATTACATGGAGAAACTGAAGAAGAAGGAAAGGTGTTTAAAAGATTGCTGAAGACCCTGATTGATTTTTTCAGGGACAGTAAGGGGATTGGATTTAATTTTGATTTTGATAAAGAAAACTTCAATCCTGATGACTTATTTATTGAAGGCAGCGTAGACGAACAAATAGATCATGTTTGCGAAAAATTACGTCCGCATAATGAAAAGGAATTCAAAGGCAGATTGAAAGTGAGATTTAATAATTACAAATTTAGCCGCTCATATAAACCAGCAGATAAAAAGAAACTGAATACAGGAATTTCACTCTTTAAAGCGATCTATAAAAGTGAAAAAATCAATGGGGAATCTGTAATGGCAGACCATGTAGGATCTAATTATGATTGGGATCAATATACCCATAAAGAAGTCATTGTACATCCCATTTCTGCAGATCACCATAACATTTTAACCCTTAAGGACAACGTAAAACAAATTGCAGGAATATTGAAAGACCAATAG